CTCTACTGTACAATGTGTTTAAACAGTCATGACATTTTAGCCTTACTGATACAGTGATATTTTCTATCAAGTAAGACAGTGGCAAAAGTTTcactatacccatcatgaggttgccacaacctagcctatgaatgaaagtttacaatataggtgcacacaggtcgagagaaagatttgaggtgacagacagtgacacatggacagacagggacacattGCACACgtttgcctgcatctagctgatcagAGCAACACGGTTATGGAACGGCTTGTCCTGTCAGGTAGAGGGCCAAATACCATTGAGGTCTTTAAATCACTCCTGAAAAGTTTGACCTTGATCTGTGTATTGTTATTTTAGACTTCCTTAGTGATTCTAAGTCCTCCTCTTGTATTGTATCTCTTGTATCTCAGCCCATTGTTTAGATATACTGTTTAACTGTGAGCCAACTCAGTGGCAGTGTGCTTAGTGTCCTCCCTGAGACAAGATGGTTGAGGGTTTGATCCCTGGTTGAGTCACACCAATTACTCTAATAATGGGACCGGATGCCTCTCTGCCTTGCACTCAGTATAAAGGAGATGGATTGGGTTAAGTGTCCTATCCAGGAGGTGTACTTGTATATCAAGCTGCATTCTGCtatagaatcaggagataggCTCCTGCCACTATGAGGCATTTTGGCTCAGACAAGGATTAATTCTACTCTATTTTCAAGAATGTATAATTGCAGTATggttaaaatgttttattttttaaataactttTGCTAAATGTATTATTGGTGTGGTATTTATTGTAACCCATGAAACCACCAATAAGATAGCATGACTTCTTAAacattgtatataatgtaggtttATTACGTTCTCCAAACAGCGTACTGTAATTATAGCTATAATGTACCAGCATGTACCAGTAGGGCTGTGTCGAATCatcaaaccccccaaaaaataagaCATTGTCTGATTCATCACATTATTTAAAATTGAGCTTTTAATAATGGTACATAGGACGATTCACACAACTGTCCTCAAAGTTCAACTCTTTGAAATGGATTACTAATCAAACATACTGCACATGCATTCACACTTAATTTCAGAAATCATCAAAGAAATAAAAAAGCACAAACcaaacaatatacagtatataggaaTGGTTAGTAACTCTGGAAATTACACACCTTTAAACTGTAGAAACAGAATAGGAGAGAATTTCTTTTTGGTCAAATGCAGGATTTCTTAAACTTTAGGCCTGGACCCAAAGTGGGCCCTGGGCATGTCAGAGGTGGGTCGCAAGTTatgataatatactgtatttataatcACAAACAATCTTTTCTTAACTTGGGTACTTGGAGGACGAATTGGGTCACTGGAGTAGGGTCAATTACTCATTTTAGTCTCGAGCTGAAAAAGTTGGAAGAAAGAAATGGTCTCGAGAGTGGTTTCCTGAGCAGTCCCCTGGTTACTACCTGTTTACCCTGGCACTTGACATCTTTAAGAAAATCAACCGAGTCTACGTAAATGATCCCAGACCCCTTTGACACATGACCTCACAGAACCACTTAACAAAAATATCCTAAGGACCATGTCCATGCCTTCGTGGAAATCTAATTAACTCAATAAAAATGTTCCCAtaaaaatctgtcaatttaagctagagatataaGTTTTTTTGTACTGaatgcatctcaatccaccgcatccgcctATGTAATACTTCAGCATCtacagtgaaaggtgacagagctacagcagtgttttgctctacgacccccacaagcatCTTGGGACTTGTCTGAAGTCAGTACAGCCGATCTGACAACTACTGTCTGTAGTTTGGGCTACATACTGGTTTGACCCCTCTGTttaaagatgagactctcacaaactcATAAAATTCAGTTGTTTTGCTATAGGATGCctacaggcctcacaagacttgtCTGAAGCTCCCCCGGTACCATTTGAAAAAATGTATGGAACTATATATtgagaccagtggaggctgctgagggaggacggctcatttaaatggctggaatggagcgaCTGGAATTGCATCAAACACAtgtgtttgatatatttgataccattccactgctTCCTCTCCACGAGTCCATCTTCCCCAGTTATTAAggagccaccaacctcctgtgatggaGACTGTTTATGGACAAGAACAAGGGGTAAAATCAATGTATAAAGCGTTGTTATATCTCTCAGATGTAGGATAGACACCTTTCAAtgcatttgtatgggctaatagctgaggccaaaaatacattttcatcaaatatatatatatcttttttacaTATATTAAAATTATGCCATAAGGCTTGGTACTACTTAGCCCCACTCCACAGTTTAGATAGAGCTTAGACGCGGAAGGCTAACAAAAACGTAATGTTAAAGTCTAAGTGCATTTTCAGTCAGATCTTTTCATGCCAAAAATAAGGGACAAGGACAAGTAAAAAGGACAGGCAAAATATAGCAATTGTACTGTGCAGACAGAAATGCATTGATATAGTTAGTTAGACAAATGTATTTGTGTCTATCCACAATAATACACAATTCAGATTTTGTAAATCACATTGAGACCACATTTGAGATACTAAAAACAATCATGGTCAAACATGATACAAGCAACATCTATAGCACATTACGGCATCTATACACATGTATCCATACAACAAAAAAGTACACTGGATAAAAGGACAATTAAACAGTTCAAAACATACAACATGAGGCACTGTAGTACACAGTAACATGAAAGCTAAGGTTGTGACCTTCTGACATAACAGGCATGTCAGGTTCACAGAAGAAATGGGTCACGGGTTGGAACATTTTACAGGAAGTATTGAACACTATGTTCCAGCCAATGAGGTATGTTTTCAAGTTTGAATACTTGATCTTTGGTTGTCATTTAAGCACCGACCAAACAAACACCACCTCCCCAAATGTTACATACCATGATGGTCAGATTAGGGATTGCTGTGATTATTCTCAGTGCAGTGTGTAAGTACAATTTCATCACTTCATCATAATACATAAAAAATATTGTTTTTCCTGTGCCGTGCAATTCAATATAGTTCAAGGTTCTTTAAGGGTAGGATAAATTGACATTTAGAACGTTCAACCAATACAAATACCATctgaaaataaataataaacaaagTAAGCAGGAGAAAAGTAAAACATCTGGAATGATTTTCACAACTTGATTTTCAATTATTTGAATTGTTTTCACAGACTTGTTTTCTCTTATCATTTGTCCTTGTCTGTGTGATAACTACAgtgtgcttgtgtttctgtttccaTTTGATTTAGATGTAGACCATATTAACCTGCTAAGTCCAGTGACCACTGTTCAACTTGGTGATCCTGTAACCCTGCTATGTGTTTTCCCAGAAGAAGAATTCAGCGATGAGCAAATGCACTGGTACAAGCATACTGTGGGAGGAATTCCACAACTTGTCTCATCGATGCATAAATATTTAACAGAGCCTGTGTTTCACTCTGGATTTAACAATTCACACTTCAGCGTAACTTTGGCTCAAAGGATGTTTCGCCTTACTATCATGAAGTCGATCCCAGAAGATGAAGCCATGTACTATTGTGCAATTGGAAGAGTGATGACTTTGAAGTTTCGAGATGGCACATTTCTGTCTTTAAAAGGTAAAATAATTGTACTTTCTGTTTATAAGTTATGTCAATAGGACAATAACATTTTAATAAGTAATAAGACAAAAAAATTGCTGGGCACATTTGTGATTTCTCAGCTAACAGAAATAGCGCAGAAAAATATGTTAATCTGAAATTATTTGAATGTCTGATAATGACTCTATGTTCTGATTAATTTAGGAAACGGTCAGAGGTCTGACAACCAGATAGTGGAACAGCAGCCAGTGTCTGACCCAGTCCATCCAGGAGAATCTGTGACTCTGCAGTGTACTGTACTCTCTGAGACCTGTACAGGAGAACACAATGTGTACTGGTTCAGAGCCGGATCAGGAGAATCCCATCCAGGAGTCATTTACACCCCTGAAAACAGGAGTGATGAGTGTGAGAAGAGCCCTGAGACTCCCTCTCCTACACAGAGCTGTGTCTACAGCCTCTCCAAGAACAACCTCAGCCCTTCTGATGCTGGGATTTACTACTGTGCTGTGGTCACATGCGGGGAGATCCTGTTTGGAGACGGAACCAAACTTAACACCATTAAAGGTACAACTTCTTGTTAAATTGATAAAGCACCTTACACTTATTTATCTAAACATTTAAGCATATTTTAATGATATGATTATTTAGTAGTTATAATGGGTCAAAGTGAGAGAAAAAATTGTGTTGTCAACTATGCATCCTTAACATAAAACATTGCAAGCATGTTGAATGTATTTTAATACCAGGAAACACAGTGGATCCCATTGTCCTCAGCTTGGGAGCAgcagtggctgtgtgtgtgattgtcatTTTTATTCTCGCTTGTACCAAAAACAAGAGACAAACATGTGATCATTGTAAAGGTAAGACATTTTAGACATGCAGAACATATCTATTGTTTTGTGTCAAATGTGTGAGCAATGATCATTTAAAAGTAAAATCTCACCTCATGGGCTGACACCGTTGAatggtatactgtatattccGTCTCCATTTTCATGCTTGGGTTTCTATCTGTTGATACAGCAAGTGTCTCTCAGCATATTCACCATGATGATAACCTCTCATCAGAGCAGTCAAGTGGTCAGGTATGTAACATCTATATTATCCAATGTGTGAAACAAGAGGTACATTGCCTGTTACACAGGAGTGTGTATAttagtgtatatgtgtatatttgTGAATAAATCACTAAGTACAGCAGCAACCCATGAGATGTTGCGTCAGAATTGTTTGTCATAAAGAAAACCTGCATTTAAATATAGTTAATTATAACCTGCAGCTATAATTTTGCAAGCTCTCAGTTGATCAAAAATGTGTTAGTTTTAATAAAATGTTTAGTTACATTTTAGATGTGGGGCTTTAAGATGTTAAATTACCCTCATATCCGCTAGCttatttattgttcagaaatctGTAGCGTAAATTTGTAGTGTAAATATTATATTTAACAATGTCAACATGCTTTGAACATCAGTTTTGGTTATTACAAAGTAAATGATTTAGAAATGTTTTTGTTTCATTTGTCTTTAATGCCGTAGCCTGTAACTAACTAGTATGAATAAATATGACACTAAgaccaggattcaatctgatacAAGTTAGATCCGTGTTATAGCAAGCTTGATATTAAAAAATAATAGTTTCTGAGCTGACATCTGGAGTGTTTACCATGAATGCGATATCCTTAAATGTCAGAGAAAATGACATACAAGCTGCATTGTTAGCAGTCCTGCGCTCTCTGCTAAGATTTGAATCCTAGCCTCCGCATGAACATTCCCCTTACCGTATTATCGTTAATGTTATTATTTGACTTTTCTGTTATTGTGCACAGTGGAGTTATTATTTACTGTACTCTATTCCTTAGGTGCCAAACACAGATATTTTGAATTATGCTGCATTGCATTTATCTGAGAAGAAAACTAaaagaggaagaaagaagagagacaCACCACAGGAGAGTGTGTACTCTGATGTCAGGTACTCAGACTGGGACTGAACTTTGTTTCAGATACAGCATTGACAAAATTATCTCAGTCAAGTGTCTCTATTTAGACACAATTTAAGCATTTTGGTAAAACAATCGCAGGACATTGCTTTCGGATGAACTTTCACAATAGTACAATACAATATCCTGATGCAATACTATAGACAATGGAATTACATCCATGTTTCTGCTCAAAATATCTTCTGGAGTGGTCCACTTATTCTGAGCTAGCTGGGTTTTCATCTTTAAATGTCTATGTACACTATTGgtaaaaagttttagaacacttactcattcaagggtttgacTTTATTTGTAAAAATAacattttacattgtagaataatcgtgaagacatcaaaactatgatataaagcatatggaatcatgtagtaaacaaagaagtgttaaacaaataaaaatatatttgagatttgagattcttcaaatagccaccctttgctttgatgaaaCTTTTGCACATATGTTCATAACATTGTGTAGAATGGAACAATATCATATTGGGTTGATATGTGCAGAATAGTTTTTGTTCCATACATTATCACATATCTAATTATAGCAAAAAATGAATGTTGTAGGATTATCATTGTCATTTAATATCACTGAATATTTCTAGTATAGTGTCTTTGGTTTGTTATTCATTTCACAAGAGGTCAAATTCTTactgtctgtcatagttaaatTATGGACATAACCATTTCATTCATGATTATTCAAGCTTTTCAAGTCATAAGAAGCATTTTTGTACCATCATGTACATTCATATTTTTGTATAATATCTCTTTAACGTAATAATTGAACTTTATGAAGTCACTTTACATATGATATTATGCTAAGGTCTTACTGTGGAGAGGCAACTAGAATGAGTGGGCTACTCCTCATAGAGGTAGGTCTAGTAAACCATGTAAAGGGCATTATGGTCAAATAGAGATATGTATCGGTCGAATAGAGCATGGTATCAATTAGTAGGCTTAAAGCATTCAACAGACAGACTGGGAAACATTATATAACTGTTGGCCCAGATACACATCACTGGTCTTTTGATTGCGCTAACTGCTTATTAGTTGAAAATGGAATAGGACATGTTTAACTTTTTCCACAGAGATCCTGTTTGGCAAAGGAAAAAAAAATGGATATTGGTAGTTTCTGAATATTATATTGTGAGTTGTTATATTCAAATAATTATGTCTCATGTAGGAGAGTGCTTATAGGATACAGAAACACATTGTGTTAAAGGGGACAGTCTGGAATTCAATTCAAGTTAAAGATATATTGAAATGATTAAATAACATTTTGTAGCTTATAGAAGTCACatgagcttgttttactccattgtttgtaaaTAGTGTTattgtaaacacacactgtttagACTCAAAATATGGTGttgtgactttactttcattatTCTTATgactgtatttatttaatccactaactatgtttaattgttacccaataAAATAAACAATGTAACAATTACCAATGCACCACAGAATAAgttgtttaaagagttaccatctcccaaaTTAATATTTATATAACAACAGTATAACATCCATAAAACAGTCAACATATTAATCGTGACAtcttatcatatcatcattctgaccAGTCGTAACCTTCTTGGATCTGCAAAATCCCCAGCCTGGCTCAtaattcagtactacacaaattggtttaattctTTATTGACTAGCTAACTAAGTAATAACACAGAATAAGCATGCACCTCTACATGTCTCTACATGTCTCTACATGAGACAAAGGTCGCTAGTGGACTGACAAAATATGATGGCTTGTTACCaaaagagggaggggtagagagagagggcaggggagggaaAGAAACACTTATCATTGATACATTTGGGAACTACCTTCACAGTAATCATAATACTTTGCACATGAACCACCGCCCATTTGGAGTAAGAAATCAAGAATGTATTTAGGTGTGAATGCCTTTGTTCGCCGTTAATCTCTGTCGGCACCAATCCTTTTTTGAAAGGGTTTTGTTGGGCCTTTCCGTGGCCCACTTGTACatgctctgattgtccaccagaggtcacaatgtccttccTCTTTGTTGTCCGGTCTCCAATGGGGTGTTTCCTCAGAACATCTACTTAGCTGTACCAGTGATTGTCTGAGAGGGGAGTTTTCTTCTTCCCCCTTGTGTTGGTATTCAAAGTTCCAAACCACTTTATACAAGCAGCTGCAGACTGGCAATGTCCTGGTCTGAATGGTGAGGTTATCTTTTTCACCTCGTGTTGTCGTTCAAAGTTTCAACCATTTCAAACATGTAGTTCTCCGCGTCATGTTTCCTGGTCTAGTAGGTGGGTTAATTTTCTTCCCCTCGTGCAGAGTTTCAAAGTTCCAACAATTTCAAGTGTAGTGACTGCTCCATGCTTTTCTGGACTAATGATCATTTCGTAACCAAGGCTTTTTATGCACTCCGGGTTACATTTCTTCAGCCCTAAGCTTTATCTGTTTATCAACAtaagtggtggtggggtggtcgatttgtttttttttcttctaatcaTGGATTGCCCTTTTAAAACTATATCATCAatatttaattattttattttgtataatataaaacatcaatGCCGGCACATCCTGTAGTCATTGCCCTGGGAGTGAAAtaagtttgtgtgtctgtgtgattgtgaTCATTATCATCTGCAACAGAAATACAGAGCCAGAATGTGAACATTGTAAAGGGGAGGTCTATAATATTGCCAATTGTTGGGCACCAAATTTCtgattaatcaaatcaaatcaaattttattggtcacatacacatggttagcagatgttaatgcaagtgtagcgaaatgcttgtgcttctagttccaaccgtgcagtaatatctaacaagtaatctaacaatttcacaacaattaccttatacacacaagtgtaaaggaatgaataagaatatgtacatataaatatattaatgagtgatggccgaaaggcataggaaagatgcagtagatgagatgagtaatgtagtgtatgtaaacattatataaagtggcattgattaaaacttcttaaggtatagggggcagcattttcacttttggatgaatagcgtgcccaatttcaacttcctgctactcctgccaagaatataagatatgcatatgagtagatttggatagaaaacactcttccactggatgtcaccagtctttggaatttggttgaggttattcatttgtgcaatgaagaagtagggccaTTCTGGAAAAGGGTAACGCTGTTGAGAGTTggccaagacttgaaaagtagcttgcatcccacttggccaaaagccagggaaaatgcagcacggcaaattcaaataaaattatatgaaaatcacatttttaaatgttaataattgatcaaattgaagacgggtctatctgtgttcaatactgGAAGAGAACAAACCAAGcaacttttcaagtcttgcgcaactctcaacagtgttacgcagttcctagatggccagacttcttcattgcacaaaggaataacctcaaccaaattccaaagactggtgacatccagtggaagcggtaggaactgaaaactcagttttattatataaatatgaactttatcaaacaaaacatttttatttttatttcacctttatttaaccaggtaggctagttgagaacaagttctcatttgcaactgcgacctggccaagataaagcatagcagtgtgaacagacaacacagagttacacatggagtaaacaattagcaagtcaataacacagtagaaaaaatgggcagtctatatacaatgtgtgcaaaaggcatgaggaggtaggcgaataatacaattttgcagattaacactggagtgataaatgatcagatggtaatgtacaggtagagatattggtgtgcaaaagagcagaaaagtaaataaataaaaacagtataaaaacagtatgggaatgaggtaggtgaaaatgggtgagctatttacctatagactatgtacagctgcagcgatcggttagctgctcggatagctgatgtttgaagttggtgagggagataaaagtctccaacttcagcgattttttgcaattcgttccagtcacaggcagcagagtactggaacgaaaggcggccaaatgaggtgttggctttagggatgatcagtgagatacacctgctggagcgcgtgctacggatgggtgttgccatcgtgaccagtgaactgagataaggcggagctttacctagcatggacttgtagatgacctggagccagtgggtctggcgacgaatatgtagtgagggccagccgactagagcatacaagtcgcagtggtgggtggtataaggtgctttagtgacaaaacggatggcactgtgatagactgcatccagtttgctgagtagagtgttggaagccattttgtagatgacatcgccgaagtcgaggatcggtaggatagtcagttttactagggtaagcttggcagcgtgagtgaaggaggctttgttgcggaatagaaagccgactcttgatttgatttttgattggagatgtttgatgtgagtctggaaggagagtttgcagtctagccagacacctaggtacttatagatgtccacatattcaaggttggaaccatccagggtggtgatgctagtcgggcatgcgggtgcaggcagcgatcggttgaaaagcatgcatttggttttactcgcgtttaagagcagttggaggccacggaaggagtgctgtatggcattgaagctcgtttggaggtttgatagcacagtgtccaatgacgggccgaaagtatatagaatggtgtcgtctgcgtagaggtggatcagggaatcgcccgcagcaagagcaacatcattgatatatacagagaaaagagtcggcccgagaattgaaccctgtggcacccccatagagactgccagaggaccggacagcatgccctccgatttgacacactgaactctgtctgcaaagtaattggtgaaccaggcaaggcagtcatccgaaaaaccgaggctgttgagtctgccgataagaatatggtgattgacagagtcgaaagccttggcgaggtcgatgaagacggctgcacagtactgtcttttatcgatggcggttatgatatcgtttagtaccttgagtgtggctgaggtgcacccgtgaccggctcggaaaccagattgcacagcggagaaggtacggtgggattcgagatggtcagtgacctgtttgttgacttggctttcgaagaccttagataggcagggcaggatggatataggtctatagcagtttgggtccagggtgtctcccctttgaagagggggatgactgcggcagctttccaatccttggggatctcagacgatatgaaagagaggttgaacaggctggtaataggggttgcgacaatggcggcagatagtttcagaaatagcgggtccagattgtcaagcccagctgatttgtacgggtccaggttttgcagctctttcagaacatctgttatctggatttgggtaaaggagaacctggagaggcttgggtgaggaactacgggggggcggagctgttggccgaggttggagtagccaggcggaaggcatggccagccgttgagaagtgcttattgaagttttcgataatcatggatttatcggtggagaccgtgtttcctagcctcagtgcagtgggcagctgggaggaggtgctcttgttctccatggacttcacagtgtcccagaactttttggagttggagctacaggatgcaaacttctgcctgaagaagctggccttagctttcctgactgactgcgtgtattggttcctgacttccctgaacagttgcatatcacgggggctattcgatgctattgcagtccgccacaggatgtttttgtgctggtcgagggcagtcaggtctggagtgaaccaagggctgtatctgttcttggttctgcattttttgaacggagcatgcttatctaaaatggtgaggaagttacttttaaagaatgaccatgcatcctcaactgatgggatgaggtcaatgtccttccaggatacccgggccaggtcgatcagaaaggcctgctcacagaagtgttttagggagcgtttgacagtgatgaggggtggtcgtttgactgcggctccgtggaggatacaggcgatgaggcagtgatcgctgagatcctggttgaagacagcggaggtatatttggagggccagttggtcaggatgacgtctatgagggtgcccttgtttacagagttagggttgtacctggtgggttccttgatgatttgagtgagattgagggcatctagcttagattgtaggactgccggggtgttaagcatatcccagtttaggtcacctaacagaacaaactctgaagctagatgggggcgatcaattcacaaatggtgtccagggcacagctgggagctgacgggggtcggtagcaggcggcaacagtgagagacttgtttctggagagagtaattttcaaaattagtagttcaaactgtttgggtatggacctggaaagtatgacattactttgcaggctatctctgcagtagactgcgactccgccccctttggcagttctatcttgacggaagatgttatagttgggtatggaaatctctgaatttttggtggccttcctgagccaggattcagacacggcaaggacatcagggttagcagagtgtgctaaagcagtgagtaaaacaaacttagggaggaggcttctgatgttgacatgcataaaaccaagactttttcgatcacagaagtcaacaaaaatgagggtacctggggacatgcagggcctgggtttacctccacatcacccacggaacagagaaggagtagtatgagggtgcggctaaaggctatcaaaactggtcgcctagagcgttgggggcagaggataagaggagcaggtttctgggcatggtagaatatattcagggcataatgcgcagacaggggtatggtggggtgcgggtacagcggaggtaagcccaggcactgggtgatgatgagagaggttgtatctctggacatgctggttgtaatgggtgaggtcaccgcatgtgtggggggtgggacaaaggaggtaacaggggtatgcagagtggatctaggggctccattgtgaactaaaacaatgataactaacctgaacaacagtatacaaggcatattgacatttgagagagacatacagcgaggcatacagtaatcacaggtgttgaattgggaaagctagctaaaaacagtaggcgaggctaatcagctagcacaacaaacagcaggtaaaatggcgttgactaggcaactgggccgacagataaacaaacaagcagaatggggtaccgtgattaatggacagtccagtgtgcgtcagctatgtagccaatagatcagtgtccagggggcagcggtggatgggcagggaagctgggctggcgagtgttatccaggtttaaaaaaaaactaacaatgactaaatagcttgtagctagttagctggttagcgtctggaggttcttgagtgtgtcataaaaataaaataaaaattaaaagtaatagcgattccgtatcacagtgggtgaggcaggtttccggaaggtataaacaaaataaaaatcaaagagagatagaaagtaaatgggttcagagtgtttgggatgcggtgattcagatggttagcaggcctgtgctaacaagctaacagttcgtaggcctgggctagacaagctagccgttagcaggccgaattagcaagcag
This window of the Oncorhynchus keta strain PuntledgeMale-10-30-2019 chromosome 4, Oket_V2, whole genome shotgun sequence genome carries:
- the LOC118376565 gene encoding uncharacterized protein LOC118376565 isoform X2, translating into MHWYKHTVGGIPQLVSSMHKYLTEPVFHSGFNNSHFSVTLAQRMFRLTIMKSIPEDEAMYYCAIGRVMTLKFRDGTFLSLKGNGQRSDNQIVEQQPVSDPVHPGESVTLQCTVLSETCTGEHNVYWFRAGSGESHPGVIYTPENRSDECEKSPETPSPTQSCVYSLSKNNLSPSDAGIYYCAVVTCGEILFGDGTKLNTIKGNTVDPIVLSLGAAVAVCVIVIFILACTKNKRQTCDHCKASVSQHIHHDDNLSSEQSSGQVPNTDILNYAALHLSEKKTKRGRKKRDTPQESVYSDVRYSDWD
- the LOC118376565 gene encoding uncharacterized protein LOC118376565 isoform X1; amino-acid sequence: MLHTMMVRLGIAVIILSAVYVDHINLLSPVTTVQLGDPVTLLCVFPEEEFSDEQMHWYKHTVGGIPQLVSSMHKYLTEPVFHSGFNNSHFSVTLAQRMFRLTIMKSIPEDEAMYYCAIGRVMTLKFRDGTFLSLKGNGQRSDNQIVEQQPVSDPVHPGESVTLQCTVLSETCTGEHNVYWFRAGSGESHPGVIYTPENRSDECEKSPETPSPTQSCVYSLSKNNLSPSDAGIYYCAVVTCGEILFGDGTKLNTIKGNTVDPIVLSLGAAVAVCVIVIFILACTKNKRQTCDHCKASVSQHIHHDDNLSSEQSSGQVPNTDILNYAALHLSEKKTKRGRKKRDTPQESVYSDVRYSDWD